From the genome of Bacteroidia bacterium:
AGAACCACTGATAAAATTCGTTTTGCCTACGTTTCTCCAGAAGAAATTGGAGTGTCCGAAAAAAAACTTTCTGTGATTGATTCACTTGCTAACGAAGGAATAAAAGAACACGCTTATCCTGGGTGTGTTGTATTTGCTGCAAAAAATGGTAATGTTTTTTATCAAAAAGCATTCGGCTATCAAACGTATGATAAAAAAATTCCTACACGTACGAATGATATTTACGACCTCGCTTCTCTCACAAAAATATTGGCAACAACGCCCTCCATCATGCGCCTTTCCGAAGAAAATAAAATAAAAATAAATGCTCCACTCAGTTTGTATTTACCGATTTTAAAAAAATCAAATAAAAAGAAAATGCTCATCAATGATGTGATGGCGCACCAAGCGGGATTGCAAGCGTGGATTCCTTTTTATAAAAATACGATGAAGGATGGAATCTATTTCCCATGGATTTACGACAGTGTAGAAACGCCTGCATTTCCAATACGTGTAGCGGAACATTTGTACATCAGTAAAGCGTATCACGACAGTATTTTACGTCAAATTATTCAATCAAAAGTATCGAAGAAAAAAGAATATCTATACAGTGATTTAGGATTTTATTTATTAAAAGAAATCATCGAAAAACAAACAAAAACAACACTTGACAATTATGTTTTTCAAAATTTTTACAACCCTTTAGGACTTACTACAATGGGATATTTGCCGCGAAAACGCTTCGATTTAAAACGAATTCCGCCGACAGAAAACGATACTTATTTTAGAAAACAATTGCTGCATGGCGATGTGCAAGATCAAGGAGCCGCCATGATGGGAGGCGTTTCGGGTCATGCCGGACTTTTTTCGGATGCGAATGATGTAGCGATAATGATGCAAATGTATTTGCAAAAAGGCACGTATGGTGGTGAGCGATATTTTGATTCAACTACGGTTAGTAATTTTACAGCGTGCCAATTTTCCGCAAACGGCAACCGCCGCGGACTCGGATTTGATAAGCCAGAAATGAATCACAGCAAAGAAAGCCCTGCTTGCGATTCCGCATCAACAAACAGTTTTGGGCATTCTGGATATACTGGAACATTTACCTGGGCGGATCCGGACAACGGAATTGTGTATGTCTTTTTATCTAACAGAGTTAATCCAAATGCATCAGAAAATAAATTGGCTGAACTTAATATTCGCACAAAAATCCAGCAAGCAATTTACGATGCCTTCAAAAAATAATTTTTCGGAGTACCGAAAATACTTGGCCATTCCTACAAAGAAAAAATTATTTTTGTTCCTTTAAAAATATATGACTATGACTCATTTTGATTACTACGCTTGGATTGGATTGCCTTTGTTAATAGTAATTGCGCGCCTTTTTGCTGTAACGCTTTCCACTTTGCGTTATATTTTTATTTTTCGCGGATTAAAAAAAATAGTGCCATTTACCGCTTTTGCAGAAGCTTTAATTTGGTTAGTTGCAATTGCACAAGTGATGAAGCACATGGATAATGTAGCCTGCTATTTCGCTTGGGCATTGGGCTATTCTCTTGGCACGTATGCTGGAATTATTGTAGAAGAAAAATTAGCAATCGGCTTGCAACTAATTCGAATTATCACAGAACATGATTGTGAAACATTGATTGATAAGCTTAAAAGAGAAAATCATGGAATTACTACAGTAGCTGCTCAAGGCGCATCAGGAGCCGTAAAAATGGTATTTACTGTTGTGAAACGTAAAAATGTACAATCGGTTATTGAACTTATTCGAGAGCACAACCCGAAAGTCTT
Proteins encoded in this window:
- a CDS encoding DUF2179 domain-containing protein, giving the protein MTMTHFDYYAWIGLPLLIVIARLFAVTLSTLRYIFIFRGLKKIVPFTAFAEALIWLVAIAQVMKHMDNVACYFAWALGYSLGTYAGIIVEEKLAIGLQLIRIITEHDCETLIDKLKRENHGITTVAAQGASGAVKMVFTVVKRKNVQSVIELIREHNPKVFYTIEDVRDTAHGVFSSNSQKNISKKISATL